CCCTTTACTATTGGGGCCTCTATCCACATAATCTCCCATCAGGACGAGCTTGTCCTCGGATGGTCGATAATTCACTTTGTTTAACAATGCGTTAAATTCGGAATAACTTCCGTGAATGTCACTAATCGCTAATATTCTGATTGTAATTCCTCCTTGCTCTGGATGCTGCAAGCTAAAACGCCTTCGGCGTCCTTTAAAGGACAGTGAGCGTTTATGCGAGAATTATAAGGATAAAGTATATCGTGAAACTTATACTTTCTTATAATTAAAAAAAGACGTTCCGGCCAAAGGCACCGAAATATCTTTTTTTGTTATGTTCGCTATACGGAATCCATTACGAGTGGATCTTCATCGGATGGATTAAAAAGCTGGCGGCTTCTGACCTCATGCACCGCTTCTTGAAAACGATCACACAGAAAAATCAACTGGTCAATTTCTTTCTTACCTACTTTTTCCGTAACCTCACTTAGAATACCTGAAAAAGTAGCCATCTGGGAATCATAAATCTGCTCCCCTTTATTCGTCAGACCAATATATACAACCCGCCGATCTGTACCGGACGTTGTTCGCACCACGTAACCCTTCTCCTCCAAGCTATTTACCATTTGTGTCGCAGTAGGTCTGCTAATTTGGAGCAGGTCACTTAATCTGGAAATCATGACTCCCTGCTGCTCCTCGACTACCTCTGAAAGCTTCTTTTGCTTCATCAAATTGTTTATGACATACATCATCATAAATTCTCTATATGAAATAGCTTCCTTCGAGGACGGACGTGAGGTCAAACGTTTAATATTTTCAAATGCTATGATTAGCTTCTGCTCTTGACTATTTTGGGTATCCATAAGGCACCTCCAATTTACTCAATCTAATTAGATTACTTACCTATTTCCAAAAAATCAAGTCCAAATCACATTCTCATTCCATAAAAATTAAATAATTAAACAGTTGTGCTATATGACGAATTTGTGTATTATACATAAATGATAGTTTGGCTACCTAATTAATACGACATGAATTCCCAAACTACAATATATAGAAGTTAAAGGAGAGGAACAGCTCTGGAGCATCTCACTCAGAAAAAGAAAGTTACAATTATGATTGCTTTAATGGCGGCTATGTTTTTCGCAGCAATCAACCAGACGATTGTGGGTACTGCAATGCCCCGAATTATTGCGATGTTAGGAGGCATTGAACATTATACTTGGGTCATCACCATTTATATGCTCACCTCAACAATCGCTACTGTACTTGTCGGTAAACTATCCGATATTTATGGGAGAAAGCCATTCCTGTTAGCAGGGATCGTTATTTTTATTATAGGTGCTTTCCTATCCGGATTGTCGACCAATATTTTTCAAATGATCACTTATCGCGGGATTCAAGGTCTAGGCGGCGGGATTCTAATGTCGGCTACCGTAACCGCTGTAGGTGATTTGTTCGCTCCTAGAGAGAGAGCCAAGTGGACTGGTATTATGATGGCCATATTTGGATTCTCTAGCGTAATTGGTCCTACCCTTGGCGGCTTCATGGTGGATCATATGGCCTGGAAATGGATCTTCTGGATCTTCTTGCCTTTCGGTGTCGTGGCTTTCTTTATGATTTGGAGAATGTTCCCTAAAACTGCACGCTCCACCTCTGAATCCATCGACTATTTAGGCTCCATTTTCCTTTCCCTTACCATTGTTGCACTCTTGCTCGGCTTTTCATGGGCAGGAACAAAGTATGACTGGGGTTCTCCAGAAATTCTCGGCTTGTTCGGAGCGTCTGTTCTAGGAGTCATCATTTTGATTCTGATTGAACGAAAAGCTAAAAGCCCAGTGCTGCCATTATCCTTATTTAAGAATTCCATCGTAACCATCTCCATGGTTGTCGGCTTCCTGATGAATGCCGGTATGATGGGCGCAATGATCTATCTACCCTTCTTTGTTCAAGGTGTAGAAGGTGTCTCCCCAACCAACTCCGGATTCATTAATATGCCGATGTCACTGGCAATGATTGTACTTAGTACGCTTGTGGGAAGATGGATCTCCAAATCAGGTAAATACAAGCGTTATGCCCTGATTGGTATGCCATTTATGGTTGCAGCCATGATCTTAATGGCCTTTATGAGTAACATTACTATGGCAGTAGTCAGCATGATTGTCTTCGGTATTGGGTTAGGACTATCGATGCCTGTATTTACCTTAACGGTACAAAATGCCGTAGCCCCTTCCCTGCTAGGTGTTGCTACAGCTACAAATACTTTGTTCCGTAATTTAGGTGGAACCATAGGGATTGCTGTTATGGGTACCATCATGAACTCAACATTAGCGAATAAATTAGAAACCGCAGTTTCCTCTGGTAAGGGTCCAGATTTAACCAAACTTGACCCGGAATCCGCTAAACAGCTTTCCGCATTTATGAACCCGCAAATGCTGCTAGATCAGCCTAAGCTGAAGGAACTGCATGCAACGCTGCCAGAGCAAATTCAGCCGCTCTTCAACCAATTGATTGAGATGCTGCGAAACGCACTAAGTGATTCCCTGACGGTTGTATTCTTAAGCGGTACGGCGCTACTACTTATCGCAGCCCTGCTTGTAATATTCCTTAAAGAGATTCCGTTACGTAGTGGAGAGAAAAAAATGGAGGTACAAGCAGAGGGAAAAAGCGGAAGCAAAAACCTTGAAAAGTCTGTACCTGCTACACATTAATCACAAATAACCTTACCTTAGAGATGTCCGTAAACAGTTTAGGCTGTGCGGCATCTCTTTTCTATATATTAAGGTTTAGGATTCGCTTTGTTGATCGTTCAATTCTTCGAAATAATCGTAGACTTCGTTTAACAGCCCCATCAACGAATCTGTCTTTTCTTTGCCCATATAATCAATCATGCCTTTAAAGGTGTTCCGAGATTTCGTTATGGCCATTTCAGCCAGATGCTCTCCTTTTTCCGTAAGCGTGATCTCACTAATTCGGCGATCCTGTGCATCGGCAGAACGCACCACATATCCTTGTGCAATCAGGCTATTGACCATCTGCGTAACCGTAGGAGAGGTGACTTTTAGAAACTTGCTAATATCTGAAACGGTCTGGCCCTTCTTCCCTTCCCGTTCTTTGCCCAGCTTTAAAGAGACCAACATCCGAACCTCGCTTGGCTTCAATCCCCAGACCGTAGTTTTACGCCAGTTCATTCTGGCAAATTGCTGAAAGGCTTCCATTAGTCCATCCACATTTTGATATCTATCTTCGTTCATCAGTACACCCCATAAGATCATTTAACACTAAGTATAGCCTAATCAGACGTAAAAAAGAATTGGTAGATGTCAGCTATCCATTTTCAAAAGATTACTGGCGAGATGTATAATACAATAGAGACAGTCTATTCATTCCTATTCGAAAGAGGTTATCTATCATGTCCTTTCCTTATTCTACATATGACGCTCTAGGACTTGCTGCGCTTGTCAAAGCACGCGAAGTCTCCCCTCGAGAGCTTGTCGAAGCCGCCTTCGCTCGGCTCGATGAAGTTAATCCAGTCCTAAATGCGGTCGTACGCACTCGTAGAGAAGCTGCCCTTAGGGAAGCTGACGAGATGCCAGTTCATGATAGCTCTCGTCCATTTGCTGGCGTTCCCTTTCTGCTAAAGGATATCTCCCAAGCTATCGCTGGAGAACCTCTCACTTCGGGAGCCATGCTAATGAAAGACCACATTGCAAGACGTGACTCGAACTACGTAGCACGAATCAGAAGCGGCGGATTTATTCCGCTTGGACATACAAACACCCCAGAATTCGGCCTCAAAAACATTACCGAGAACGTCCTCCACGGCCCAGCACGTAATCCGTGGAATCCCGATTATTCCCCTGGTGGTTCGAGTGGTGGCGCAGCGGCGGCGGTGGCTTCTGGTATCGTTCCAGCAGCTGGAGCCAGTGATGGCGGCGGCTCAATCCGTATCCCTGCCTCGTTCACCGGCTTGTTCGGGATGAAGCCAACCCGTGGACGTACCCCAGTAGGACCAGGTGTAGGCCGTCAATGGCAAGGTGCTTCTATTGACTTTGCATTGACAAGATCCGTACGTGATAGTGCTGCTATGCTGGATCTACTGCAGGTCGTACAGCCAGAGGCCGCTTTTCAGACACCTCTATATCCAGGCGTCTATCTGGACGATCTATTCAAGCCTGCACAGCGAAAACTACGCATAGCGTTCACAACGGCTTCACCAGTAGGTACTTCTGTTACTAATGAAGCAGTAATCGCTGTACTCAAGACTGTAAAATGGCTCGAAGCTGAAGGGTATGAAGTTGAAGAAAAGCTAAGTCCAGTAAATGGCGTAAGGCTGATGGAGAATTACTATACGATGAACACTGGGGAAGTGGCAGCGATGTTCGTGTCACTGGAAAAAATGATGGGACGCTCCATTAATGCCAGTGAAGTGGATATCGTCACTTGGGTCCTCGGGGAAGCCGGAAAAAAAGTCTCTGCGGCTGAATTCGTGCATAGTCTGGATGAATGGGATATTGCAGCCGCTCAAATGGCAAGTCTGCTAAACCGCTACGATCTATACATCACACCAACAAATGCAGATTCAGCCCCTAGAATTGGCGAGTTAACGCATAGCTCTGCTGAGATCGAGAAGCTGCTGCATGTACATGAGCTGCCGAAAGAGGAACAACAGCGAATGATTTACGCTATGTTTGAGCCAAGTCTAACCTATACGCCGTTCACTCAGCTCGCCAATTTGACAGGCCAACCAGCAATGAGTGTTCCCGTCCATATGTCCCGAGAGGGTCTGCCGATGGGGGTACAGGTAATGGCTGCTAAAGGCCGGGAAGATTTACTGCTACAGCTTGCAGCCCAGCTTGAACAATCCGAGCTGTGGGTAGGGATGACAGGGAATCCGCTTTTCCCTTGATGAATTAGGGATCAGGCTCTAATAGCTCGTGTTACTCCTGCTCCCGCCCGCAAATGCCATAGAAGAAGATATGGATGGCTTCCTCTATGTAGGCATCCATATCTTCCTGTTTGCTGGCCTCGTCTAGAAGTTCACCCGCATTACGCATATACATCCCCATTAGTGTAAGTATCCCTTTGGTGGATACTTTATTTGAGATTTCTCCCCGCGCTTTCCCATCCTCAACCATCTTCACCAGCAACGGCAAAATATCATTCGCATATCGTTCCTCAATATAATGGAACATTTCTTGATCCTCAATCATAAGCTCATTCACAGTCGCGGGAGATAATCCACGGTAAGTTTCCCTTTCCATGGATAGAATGTAACCAATAATCTCCTTTAGAGAGTGCTCTTCATGAATGCAATCTTCAAACTCCTGAATTTCCTTCTGAACAAAGTCCTTAAAGGATTCACTGAGCAGCGCTTCCTTGCTGCCAAAATAATTATAAATCGTCACCTGTGAGACACCTGCTTCTTTCGCAATGTCTGCGATCCGGAGACGTTTGGGTTCCCAGCTCTTGAGCATCTCCATGGTAGTCTTCATAATTTTGAGCTTTATTTGAGCGGCTCTTTTCTCAAATCCATTCATGCTATCCACCCTTAACTTAATGAAATATTCATTATCAATTATTTCATAATTTCATTGACTTCGTTATTCACTAGGAATAATATAACATATGAAATATCCAATTAGTAATAGTTCATTATTTTGTGGTGGGGGTGGCAACATGCTAGTAGTTGAAGGCTTAACCAAACGATTTTCGAATGGCAAGGGAATCGAAGATGTAACGTTTACTGTAAATAAAGGCGAGGTATTTGGATTTCTGGGGCCAAACGGCGCAGGTAAATCTACGACCATAAGACATATCATGGGATTTATGATGCCGGATCAAGGATATGCGAGTATCCATGGACTTGATGTATGGAAAGCACAGGGCACAGTCCAGAAGCATATCGGCTATCTACCCGGTGAAATCAACTTTTTTGACGGGATGACAGGCATTTCTTTCCTTAAATTCATGTCTGGCATGCAAGGGATGAAGAACACTACTAAACAAGACCACCTGATTGAACGACTGCAATTTGATGCCGCCACTCCGATCCGCAAAATGTCAAAGGGAATGAAGCAAAAGGTCGGCATTGTCGCAGCTTTCATGCACAATCCTGAAGTTATTATTCTGGATGAACCTACCTCCGGACTTGACCCGCTTATGCAAAAGGTATTTATAGATCTCGTATTGGAGGAAAAAGCAGCCGGAACCACCTTTCTAATGTCCTCTCACAGCTTTCAAGAAATTGAGCGTACCTGTGACCGAGCTGCAATCATTAAAGATGGACGTATCATCACCGTAAAAGATATCCATGAACTGCAATCAATGCAGCGCAAGCTGTTTGAGGTTGTTTTCGCGAATCGTGAAGATGCAGATCAATTTGCCTCCTCTGGCCTGCAGGTGGAAGCTCGTGAAGGGAATATGGTCCGCATTGCCGTTCAGGGCAATTATGATCAATTCATTCAGGAGACCGGAAAATACAATATCCGCAGCATGGATGTGTTCACGCAGAATCTAGAGGACATTTTCATGGACTATTATGACCGTGAGGGGGCCGTGCAATGAATCTTCCACTCTATAAGGAAATGATGAGAGTTAACCTGAAAGGAATAATGAATTACGCCTTCGGTTCTGCCTTCTATATTCTATTTATGATCTGGCTATATCCAGGGATTGCCGGAAGCACACAAGCTATTGATGACCTCATTAAAGCTATGCCGGAGGGTGTGGGCAAAGCCTTCGGGTTAACCAGCGGCTTCACCAGTGCTGAAGCTTTTATCTCAGGAGAGTATTACGGACTTATTCTGGTACTGATTCTATCCATTGTGTGTGTACAAATGTCGACGCAGCTCATGGCTCGACTCGTGGACCGCGGCTCTATGGCTTATCTGCTCATTGCACCAACAACGCGGAGAAAAGTAGCTACTACGCAGGCGCTTGTACTCACGACAGCTTTGTTACTGATCATGGGGGTAACCACACTCGCCGGATTATTAGGTAAAGCATGGTTCCTCGGCAGTGAATATGAATTTAACAGCGGCCGATTTGCTCAGCTAAATACTGTGGCCTTTCTATTGTTTTTTGCCGTTGGGGGAATTGCTTTTCTCGTATCCTCGGTATGTAATGATGAGAAAAAAGCACTTGGAATATCCGGCGCCATCACCTTCGGATTCTTTACTCTAGATCTGCTCGGTAAAATAAGCGATAAGCTAGAGGGGCTGCGTTACCTGACCCTATTCTCCTTCTATCAGCCTGGTAAAATCGTTCAAGGAAACGTAGAGGTCATTCAGGTCTCTAGCTGGTTATTGTTGATCGGTGTCCTCGCTTTTGCCTTAGGGATCGGGCTGTTCAGACGACGGGATCTTCCACTATAAGAAAAGGGACGCTTCAATAGCATATTGCTACTGAAGCGTCCCTTTTTAAATAGAAGAATAAAGTAACGCCGAAGGCCTTTATGTTTGTGATTTCGTATCTGGTCTAGGCACACCAAAGTTTGGCGTTCCATCTTCATTCCATTGCATCACTTGCACACGCGCGTGACGATTGGGATCATATAACGGATCGCCTACAATTTCCTTATAGCTTCTAGCATGGAACACTAGGATATCTTGTGTGCCATCCTCTGAGACTGTAAAGCTATTGTGTCCCGGACCATATTGACCGTTTTCTTCAGAAGTCGTAAATACGGGTTCTGGTGTTTTGACCCATGATTTTGGATCCATTAAATCACTATTCTCATCAGCGGTTAACAAACCCATACAGTAGTTATGATTTGTTGCACTAGCCGAGAAGGTCATGAAAATACGTCCATTACGTTTAATAATTGCCGCACCCTCATTCACCAAAAATCCGATTTTTTCCCATTCATATTCAGGCGTGGCGATGCACACCTGTTCGCCCTTTAAAGTCCAAGGATTTTCCATTTCAGAAATATAGATATTAGAATTACCAGGGATATCAGGATCCTTTTGTGCCCAAACGTAGTATCTAACACCTCTGTGCTCAAAAGTCGTTGCATCCAAGGCAAAGGTTTCCCATTTCGTTTTGATTTGACCCTTTTCCACCCATTCTCCTTCGAGTGGATTTGCGGATGAATTTTCTATTGCAAACATGCGATGATCAAACAATCCATCTTTAGTGTCAGACGTATGTGCGGCTGCAAAATACACGTACCACTTTTCATCAATATAATGTATCTCAGGAGCCCAAATATTGGCACTCATCAAACCTGTTTCATGCTTAACCCAAATCGTCTTGCCCTCAGCCTCAGCTAATCCTTGAATGGAATCAGATCGACGAAGCTCAATTCTATCGAATTCTGGAACCGAAGCTATGAAATAATAATATCCATCAGTATGTTTATAGATCCAAGGATCAGCTCTTTGCTCAATAAATGGATTTTTCACATTAAATTCTCTCATGATGACAACTCCTATATCTCTCTTTGTTTTTTAACCTTTAATACCTGAATTCAAGTTAATCGATTGTACGAAGTATTTTTGAGCAAATATAAATAGCAGCAAGGTTGGAATGATCGCTAAGATCGCTGAACCCATTAGTTGTCCGATCATACGATAGTTTCCGTAGATATCTTGAAGCAAGAGCAAACCAGCTGTAACTGGCATTTTATCTACATCTGTGTATACGATAACCGGCCAGAGGAAGTCATTCCAAGAACCCGTAAAGGAGAACAATCCGCACACAATCAGAATTGGCTTAACTAACGGCAATATAATTTGTGCGAAAATTCTAAAGTCACTAGCCCCGTCAACTTTTGCTGATTCGTCTAATTCTTTCGGGATACCATTCATAAACTGTCTGACCAAGAAGATATTCCCCATACCCGCAAGACCAGGAATAATCATTGCCCAGGAAGTATTCACCCAACCTAAGGAATCGATAATTTTATAAGAAGGAATTAAGTTAACTACACCCGGGAAGAAGGATATCCCCAGCAAAGTAAAGAACAACGTGTCTCTTCCTTTAAACTTAATACGGGTATAACCAAAGCCTGTAATCGAAATCACAATAACTACCAGAATGGTGTGGGTTGTCGCGATAAACAATGAGTTTCCTAACCAACGTAGAATCGGGGCTGTAGAAGTATTGTTCAGAATATTAACATAGTTCTCAAAGACCCATGTTTCAGGAAATAGTCTAAAGCCTGAGGAAACCACTTCCGTTTGTGATCTAAATGATGTGGAAATTCCGAATATCACTGGAATGACCCAAATCACACAAAGAATAAGTAAAAAAGTATATGATACATATTTTGAAATGCTAATATTGGATGGCCCTTTTTCTTTGCCTGATCTATTAACAACTGGACGATTATCCAAACTATTTAGCGCCTGATTTGACATTTTAGTACACCTACCTTTTCCATTTCCTATTGATCCATTCGTTCACGAGAACGTTATGTAGCATTTCGGTTCATTACATAATATTGCAGCGCTGAGATCACCAAGATCACCAATCCCAATAGCACTGCCATAGCTGATGCCATCCCTGCGATGGATTCACCGTTACCGAAAGCTAATTGACGAATATACATCATGAGTACGTGTGTACTTTGTCGAGGCCCGCCATCGGTCATCATTAACGGTTGGCCGAATACATTAAAGGCTCCGGCAGTTGTCATAACAAAGGTATAAATTAATGGAAAACGGATAGATGGCAAGGTGATACTAGTGAATCTTTTAATAGAACCCGCACCATCAAGCTCGGCCGATTCATATAGCTCTTGCGCAACGCCACTTAAGGAAGCACGATAAATAATCATGTTGCCTCCAATACCACCCCATAGCGTGATAACAATAATGATAATCCACGCATACGGCTGATTTGCAGGCCAAGCGATTTGTGATCCAAACAGATTACCAGTGATCCCGAGTTGCTTATTAAAGATCAACAGCCAGATCAGTGCTGCCGCAGAAATTGAAATCAAGCCTGGAATATAGAGAATAGATTGAATTAAGCTCTTCATTTTCACTTTTTTATGTTCCAGTGCAACCGCAATCATTAATGGGATAACAATTAATAATGGAACAGAGAGGACAACAAAGATTAACGTATTTTTCAGCCCTCTGAAAAATTGCGTGTGAAAAGTAGAACTGGCATCCGTAAGAATGGCCTTATAGTTATCTAAGCCTACCCATACCGGGTCACTCATTAAATTCCACTTTGTAAATGAAGCATAAATCCCATATATCGTTGGCAATAAAATGAAGATAGCAAACAAAATGACGTGCGGACCTACAAAGAAGGCAGGTGCCCAATTTATTTTCTTTTTCATAGGATTTCATTTCTCCTTTTGCACAAAGTAATGCACCGGGATAAGGCACATTACTTCGTACAATCTATTCTATTTCGCTTTATTTCGCTGCACTGCTGCTCTCTGCGATTTTATCTTCTACAAATTTCTGCATCGTTGCCAAGGTCTCGTCAAGATCAACGTTGCCACGAACGATATCTGCACAATAAGTATCTACTGCTTCCGCGATGTATGGATAGTATTCATATGTGTAAATGTAAAGGGATTCAATTTCTTTTTCATTAGAAGTAAAGAAGGATTGCATATAGTTTTGGTACTCTGGGCTTTGGTTAACGACATTACTTGCTACGTTTTGACCAGCCTTTGCCCATTCCATTGAGTTGGTACGAACATATTCCAGGAAGTTAGCAATACCCACTTCTTTTTCGTCTGTTCTCTTGTCGTTCTTGAGCATAGCGAATAAGTGAGAGGAGGATCTATTCGTGAACTTATCAGCAGTAGGAGAATAAATATTAGTCACACCAAAGTTCAAGCCTTCAACTCCAGCATGTGCTGTAGAACTCCAAGTTCCATCTGTGGAGAAAAGAACATTTTGAGATTGGAACATCAAGTAACCGTCTTCACCAAATGGAGTCATCAAACCCGCATCGGCGATTTTCTTAACATCTTCAAACGCTTGTTTAAATACTGGGGTGTTAACAGCCGGTTTACCATCAGCCTGAATATCTCCGCCCAAGTTTTGAATTTGAGCCAGGATAACCCAGCCGAGCAAGGCATCATTTACTACATAGTCGCCTTCATCTAATTTCCCTTGTAAGGAAAGCATTTCATCAATCGTAACCACATTATCATCCAAGAATGATTCAGCATTATATTTCTTCAGCAAATCTTTATTGTAGTACATTACGTTACTGTGGATATCAAGAGGCACTGTGTATTGCGTTCCGTCGATGTTACCAGTGTTCCAAGCTTGCGGTAAGTAATTTTCAGCTTTTAGTTCAGGCTGTGCTGGTAATACGGTATCTTGCATGGACTCTAGGACACCTTGCTTAACAAATCCAGGAACACGGTCAGCGTGGATAATTGCTAAATCAGGCACACCTTTGTTGGAAGCCAACACAGTAGAAATCTTTGTATACATATCAGCTGTAATCACATGTTTTACTTTAATCTCTGGGTTCGTAGCATTGTAGTCCTTAACAATTTGATCCATATAAGCACCATCATCACCGGTCAGTGGTGTCCAGAACGTAATCGTCTTACTATCATCTTTACCACCACATCCTGCTAACACCGTAGATAACGTTAGAACTGTTGCCAATAATAAACCGAATTTCTTTTTCAATACTCTCTCCCCCTGCAGCTGTAATGTTAAGATAATCATTCACGTTAACTTTCGTCGGGAACGATTAACTTAGGATTAGTATACATTCGTCTTGAAAGCGTAGTCAATAACTTTTAAATAAACTTAATAGATTTTTATCAAACTTAATTAACCTTTTGGTTCATTACCACGAGATGAAAGCGATACTTTATTTACTTCGATTACCTTTCGTGTTACTTTATATATAGATTAATAAACTTTACAGTATATGAAATTACTTTGAAAGAAGTGGATAAAATGCAATTGGAAATAGACAAGTCCTCTCTCGTTGTTTATGAAGCTTTGGCAAGTGAAGTGCGAATAAAAATTATTCAGTTGCTCTCCAAAAACAAGATGAACATCAAAGATTTGGCAGAAGAACTTAAAATAAGCAGTCCTATCGTAACAAAACACATCAAAAAACTAGAAGACGCAGGAATCATAAAAACAGAAAAAGTTCCTGGTAAATCAGGAATGCAAAAAATCTCGATTCTTAGAGTCGATCATATTGAGATTAACTTCCCTAAAAAAATCTTTCACTCCTTTGCCTCCTATGAGACATCGGTGCCGATTGGTCATTATACGGATTATGATCTGAAGCCTACATGCGGACTTGCCACAGAGAAAGAGTTCATCGGTAGAGTAGACGAACCTAAGTATTTCATGGATTCTAAAAGAGTCGATGCAGAGATTCTATGGTTTACCCAAGGTTATGTTCAATACAACATTGCTAATTTTCTAAAAAAAGATGAAACCTTGCAGCAATTTGAAATTAGCTTGGAGCTGTCTTCCGAATTTCCATTCGCCAATGACGTATGGCCTTCAGACATCACCTTTTCCTTGAATGGCTTGGAATTAGGCACTTGGACGAGCCCTGGAGATTTTGCTGATGCAAGAGGTAAATTCACACCTGATTGGTGGCCGCACAATATTAACCAATATGGATTGCTAAAAACGATTAGAATTACAAATCACAACGGAACATACATTGACGGTGACCCACTGTCTTCCGTTTCAATCGAGGATTTAGATACGAATTGTGACCGATGGACCTTTCGGATTGAAGTGAAGGAAGATGCCAAACACGTCGGAGGCGCTACCATTTTCGGAAAAAAATTCGGCAATCACGATCAAGACATCATGTTCAAAATGTATTACCTTTAAAATCTCCTAGTATATACACGTAACAAGGTTGGTTCTTTCATGGGGGCGAACAACTAATGATTTAGTCTTCCTTAGCTCCCCCCTATCTGTTATGTGGACTTCACCAAACCTATCACCTATTAATCTCTTTATTTCCCCATCCCTCACCTTATTTCACTATCTACAACTTCCAGCAGTAATTTATAGAGCTTTATCAAGCGACTAGACCTAACCCTTTCGTTAATAAAAATATAAAAAGATTTATCGTTTGATAAATTTCTATTTGACTACATGCTAAAATCATGCTTAAAATGAGATCAACATCACACGTTTTTCGTATTTGTTTTAAATAAACATAAAACAAATACTTTTCTATTTGTGAAAAGCGTTTTTTTAGAAGTTTCATTGTAAGCGTTTCACATGTTTTTCTACGCACCGCGACAATCTCTAATCACTAGAATGGAGGATCATGAATTTGAGGAAAACAACTCGTAAACTAACCGCTTCTCTTCTTGCACTCACCCTGCTAATACCTGCTC
This window of the Paenibacillus sp. FSL R10-2734 genome carries:
- a CDS encoding family 43 glycosylhydrolase, which encodes MREFNVKNPFIEQRADPWIYKHTDGYYYFIASVPEFDRIELRRSDSIQGLAEAEGKTIWVKHETGLMSANIWAPEIHYIDEKWYVYFAAAHTSDTKDGLFDHRMFAIENSSANPLEGEWVEKGQIKTKWETFALDATTFEHRGVRYYVWAQKDPDIPGNSNIYISEMENPWTLKGEQVCIATPEYEWEKIGFLVNEGAAIIKRNGRIFMTFSASATNHNYCMGLLTADENSDLMDPKSWVKTPEPVFTTSEENGQYGPGHNSFTVSEDGTQDILVFHARSYKEIVGDPLYDPNRHARVQVMQWNEDGTPNFGVPRPDTKSQT
- a CDS encoding carbohydrate ABC transporter permease, which produces MSNQALNSLDNRPVVNRSGKEKGPSNISISKYVSYTFLLILCVIWVIPVIFGISTSFRSQTEVVSSGFRLFPETWVFENYVNILNNTSTAPILRWLGNSLFIATTHTILVVIVISITGFGYTRIKFKGRDTLFFTLLGISFFPGVVNLIPSYKIIDSLGWVNTSWAMIIPGLAGMGNIFLVRQFMNGIPKELDESAKVDGASDFRIFAQIILPLVKPILIVCGLFSFTGSWNDFLWPVIVYTDVDKMPVTAGLLLLQDIYGNYRMIGQLMGSAILAIIPTLLLFIFAQKYFVQSINLNSGIKG
- a CDS encoding sugar ABC transporter permease, encoding MKKKINWAPAFFVGPHVILFAIFILLPTIYGIYASFTKWNLMSDPVWVGLDNYKAILTDASSTFHTQFFRGLKNTLIFVVLSVPLLIVIPLMIAVALEHKKVKMKSLIQSILYIPGLISISAAALIWLLIFNKQLGITGNLFGSQIAWPANQPYAWIIIIVITLWGGIGGNMIIYRASLSGVAQELYESAELDGAGSIKRFTSITLPSIRFPLIYTFVMTTAGAFNVFGQPLMMTDGGPRQSTHVLMMYIRQLAFGNGESIAGMASAMAVLLGLVILVISALQYYVMNRNAT
- a CDS encoding extracellular solute-binding protein; translated protein: MKKKFGLLLATVLTLSTVLAGCGGKDDSKTITFWTPLTGDDGAYMDQIVKDYNATNPEIKVKHVITADMYTKISTVLASNKGVPDLAIIHADRVPGFVKQGVLESMQDTVLPAQPELKAENYLPQAWNTGNIDGTQYTVPLDIHSNVMYYNKDLLKKYNAESFLDDNVVTIDEMLSLQGKLDEGDYVVNDALLGWVILAQIQNLGGDIQADGKPAVNTPVFKQAFEDVKKIADAGLMTPFGEDGYLMFQSQNVLFSTDGTWSSTAHAGVEGLNFGVTNIYSPTADKFTNRSSSHLFAMLKNDKRTDEKEVGIANFLEYVRTNSMEWAKAGQNVASNVVNQSPEYQNYMQSFFTSNEKEIESLYIYTYEYYPYIAEAVDTYCADIVRGNVDLDETLATMQKFVEDKIAESSSAAK
- a CDS encoding ArsR family transcriptional regulator, encoding MQLEIDKSSLVVYEALASEVRIKIIQLLSKNKMNIKDLAEELKISSPIVTKHIKKLEDAGIIKTEKVPGKSGMQKISILRVDHIEINFPKKIFHSFASYETSVPIGHYTDYDLKPTCGLATEKEFIGRVDEPKYFMDSKRVDAEILWFTQGYVQYNIANFLKKDETLQQFEISLELSSEFPFANDVWPSDITFSLNGLELGTWTSPGDFADARGKFTPDWWPHNINQYGLLKTIRITNHNGTYIDGDPLSSVSIEDLDTNCDRWTFRIEVKEDAKHVGGATIFGKKFGNHDQDIMFKMYYL